From Etheostoma cragini isolate CJK2018 chromosome 14, CSU_Ecrag_1.0, whole genome shotgun sequence, the proteins below share one genomic window:
- the smim13 gene encoding small integral membrane protein 13, with protein MWQSVGLTLLVIVATLVCALLFMLFGWYVVWQLFLSKFKFLRELVGDASTPQAETQPSETKSERTANVPPRSRPKTARQRVAFPESTS; from the exons ATGTGGCAAAGTGTCGGGCTCACACTGCTGGTCATTGTGGCCACACTTGTCTGTGCGCTGCTCTTCATGCTGTTTG GTTGGTATGTAGTCTGGCAACTCTTCTTGTCCAAGTTCAAGTTTCTGCGTGAACTTGTTGGGGACGCCAGCACCCCGCAGGCCGAAACGCAGCCGTCCGAAACCAAGAGCGAACGTACAGCAAACGTCCCACCAAGAAGTCGACCCAAGACGGCACGCCAAAGAGTCGCCTTTCCAGAAAGCACTTCATAG